One Yimella lutea DNA window includes the following coding sequences:
- a CDS encoding VOC family protein: MGTAGKDRWKRKDWWGVVLDAPDVAELTRFYSELRDWAIYKMDEDDAALDCGEGVAYLAVQRNPDYVRPIWPCSPSSQQMQLHLDFEVEDLAAETERAISLGATLPDHQPQDDVRVLLDPAGHPFCLYT, encoded by the coding sequence ATGGGTACAGCAGGCAAGGATCGGTGGAAGCGCAAGGACTGGTGGGGTGTCGTGCTCGATGCTCCTGATGTCGCCGAACTGACCAGGTTCTACAGCGAGTTACGCGACTGGGCTATCTACAAGATGGACGAGGACGACGCGGCCCTTGATTGCGGTGAGGGCGTGGCTTACCTGGCCGTTCAACGCAATCCCGACTACGTGCGGCCGATCTGGCCGTGCTCCCCCAGCAGTCAGCAGATGCAGTTGCACCTAGACTTCGAGGTCGAGGATCTGGCCGCCGAGACCGAGCGCGCAATCTCGCTCGGTGCGACGTTGCCCGACCACCAGCCGCAGGACGACGTGCGAGTGCTCCTCGACCCCGCCGGTCACCCCTTCTGCCTGTACACCTGA
- the dxs gene encoding 1-deoxy-D-xylulose-5-phosphate synthase codes for MGLLSGIHAPGDVKNVPVEQIDELAREIRDFLVDSVSRTGGHLGPNLGVVELSIALHRVFDSPIDSIVFDTGHQSYVHKLLTGRHDFSDLKKQGGISGYPCRAESEHDIVENSHASTSLSWAHGIARARKLKGEDRHTVAIIGDGALTGGMAWEALNNIAVDRELPLVIVINDNERSYAPTIGGLAEHLATLRTTRQYEQVLDWGKARLQQTPVVGNAMYQSLHGMKKGIKDVLSPQRGMFEDLGLKYVGPVDGHDEQAVEHALEKAKTYGGPCLVHVITQKGRGYAPAAEHEGDQWHGIGKFNPETGLPFEVSGRIWTDEFSDEMVRLGAQRDDIVAITAAMLIPVGLDQFAAKYPERVFDVGIAEQHAATMAAGLSFGGMHPVVAIYATFLNRAFDQLLMDCALHKQGVTFVLDRAGITGSDGPSHNGMWDMAICSIVPGLRLAAPRDGEQVKAQLREAVEVDDAPTVIRFPKGDVAEPLTAVRQNNGLDVLHDASAPHVLVVAVGSMCAAAISVAEKLEAQGHSTLVIDPRWVIPVNEAIVEQARSVGRVVVIEDNLVTHGVGVAVSHALRSAGVDVPVHTYGIPHRFLDHASRGQVLESIGLTPDVITTDVLARIASH; via the coding sequence GTGGGACTGCTTTCCGGCATTCACGCACCGGGCGACGTCAAGAACGTCCCGGTCGAGCAAATCGACGAACTCGCGCGGGAGATCCGCGATTTCCTGGTCGACTCGGTCTCCCGCACCGGTGGACACCTCGGCCCGAACCTCGGGGTCGTCGAGTTGTCGATCGCGCTGCACCGCGTGTTCGATTCACCGATCGATTCGATCGTCTTCGACACCGGTCACCAGTCGTACGTCCACAAACTGCTCACCGGGCGGCACGACTTCTCCGACCTCAAGAAGCAGGGAGGTATCTCCGGCTACCCCTGTCGCGCGGAGTCCGAGCACGACATCGTCGAGAATTCTCACGCCAGCACGTCCCTGTCCTGGGCGCACGGCATCGCCAGGGCTCGCAAGCTCAAGGGCGAGGATCGCCACACCGTCGCGATCATCGGTGACGGTGCACTCACCGGCGGCATGGCCTGGGAAGCGCTCAACAACATCGCGGTCGACCGCGAACTCCCGCTCGTCATCGTGATCAATGACAACGAGCGGTCCTACGCCCCGACCATCGGCGGTCTTGCCGAACATCTCGCCACGCTGCGCACCACCCGCCAGTACGAGCAGGTTCTCGACTGGGGCAAGGCGCGGCTACAGCAGACCCCTGTCGTCGGCAACGCGATGTACCAGTCGTTGCACGGCATGAAGAAGGGCATCAAGGATGTCCTCTCGCCGCAGCGTGGCATGTTCGAAGACCTCGGTCTGAAGTACGTGGGACCGGTCGACGGCCACGACGAGCAGGCTGTCGAACATGCGCTGGAGAAGGCAAAGACCTACGGCGGCCCATGCTTGGTGCACGTGATCACCCAGAAGGGCCGCGGCTACGCGCCGGCGGCCGAACACGAGGGCGATCAATGGCACGGCATCGGCAAGTTCAATCCCGAGACCGGGCTACCGTTCGAGGTGTCCGGGCGCATCTGGACCGATGAGTTCAGCGACGAGATGGTCCGCCTAGGAGCCCAACGCGACGACATCGTCGCCATCACCGCGGCGATGCTGATCCCGGTCGGCCTGGACCAGTTCGCCGCCAAGTACCCCGAGCGGGTCTTCGACGTCGGCATCGCCGAGCAGCACGCCGCCACGATGGCCGCCGGTCTCTCGTTCGGCGGCATGCACCCGGTCGTGGCGATCTACGCCACCTTCCTCAACCGCGCATTCGATCAGTTGCTCATGGACTGCGCGCTGCACAAGCAGGGCGTGACCTTCGTGCTCGACCGCGCCGGCATCACCGGCTCGGACGGCCCGTCGCACAACGGCATGTGGGACATGGCGATCTGCTCGATCGTGCCCGGACTGCGCCTGGCCGCACCGCGCGACGGGGAGCAGGTCAAGGCGCAGCTGCGCGAGGCGGTCGAGGTCGACGATGCCCCGACGGTCATCCGCTTCCCGAAGGGCGACGTCGCCGAACCGCTCACTGCTGTTCGGCAGAACAATGGTCTCGACGTGCTGCACGACGCGTCCGCGCCGCACGTACTGGTGGTGGCGGTCGGCTCGATGTGCGCGGCCGCGATCAGCGTCGCGGAAAAGCTTGAAGCACAGGGGCATTCGACTCTGGTGATCGACCCGCGATGGGTCATCCCCGTGAACGAAGCGATCGTAGAGCAAGCGCGGTCGGTCGGGCGCGTGGTCGTGATCGAGGACAACCTGGTTACTCACGGTGTCGGCGTCGCCGTCTCGCATGCGCTGCGATCCGCGGGTGTCGACGTGCCGGTTCACACCTACGGCATTCCGCATCGGTTCCTCGATCACGCGTCGCGCGGTCAGGTGCTGGAGTCGATCGGCCTGACGCCTGACGTCATCACGACCGACGTCCTGGCCCGTATCGCGTCCCACTGA
- a CDS encoding phosphotransferase, with amino-acid sequence MGEYFTTDLWSSRDWLRDATAWIDDNLERRGVTRIPTSPRQPRLRPWSTLLVVDTDHGRVWFKACAPQQRAEVPVLDALTDVAPDLVPTLWSADAERGWLLVPDQGPTLRDVADAQNITGHLSAVLRRYARAQRASVKAVDAMAAAGVPTLRPCDLVQEWTSEGLSAEATPALRDAAARLDAVGLPTTVQHDDLHAGNVFVADAASASMHDSRIFDWGDTYLGNPLCSLLIPLRGPSYHFDLPADPERDARMVRAYLACWSDVASSAELSKVLPDALLLARVGRIIGWRRALANATDAQKRQWSDHPMQWVKEVVAAVRSARRR; translated from the coding sequence TTGGGCGAGTACTTCACGACTGATCTGTGGTCCTCGCGCGACTGGTTGCGCGATGCGACGGCCTGGATCGACGACAACCTCGAACGCCGCGGTGTCACGCGCATACCCACGTCACCGCGGCAACCGCGCCTGCGCCCATGGTCGACCCTTCTCGTGGTCGATACCGATCACGGACGCGTGTGGTTCAAGGCATGCGCACCGCAGCAACGAGCCGAGGTGCCGGTGCTCGACGCGCTCACCGACGTCGCGCCTGACCTCGTCCCTACGTTGTGGTCCGCCGATGCCGAGCGGGGTTGGTTGCTCGTGCCGGATCAGGGGCCGACCCTGCGCGACGTTGCCGACGCGCAGAACATCACGGGGCACCTCTCGGCGGTGCTTCGCCGATATGCTCGGGCGCAACGAGCGTCCGTCAAGGCGGTCGATGCGATGGCGGCGGCCGGCGTGCCCACGCTCCGTCCCTGCGATCTGGTGCAGGAGTGGACGAGTGAGGGCCTGTCCGCAGAGGCCACACCCGCGTTACGTGACGCCGCGGCGCGCCTCGACGCGGTCGGCCTGCCGACCACCGTCCAGCACGACGACCTGCATGCCGGCAATGTCTTTGTCGCCGACGCGGCCAGTGCCAGCATGCATGACTCGCGCATTTTCGACTGGGGTGACACCTATCTCGGAAATCCGTTGTGCTCGTTGCTGATTCCGCTGCGTGGCCCGTCGTACCACTTCGATCTGCCCGCTGACCCAGAGCGCGACGCTCGCATGGTGCGGGCCTACCTGGCGTGCTGGTCGGACGTCGCGTCGTCGGCCGAATTGTCGAAGGTACTTCCCGACGCGCTGCTGCTGGCCCGGGTCGGTCGCATCATCGGGTGGCGCCGAGCGCTGGCGAATGCGACAGATGCCCAGAAGCGGCAGTGGTCGGACCACCCGATGCAATGGGTGAAGGAAGTCGTCGCAGCCGTACGGTCTGCACGCCGGCGATGA
- a CDS encoding aldo/keto reductase, which yields MRRITLPSGESIPVLGQGTWGWGEDPGRRGDEVAALHAGLELGMTLVDTAEMYADGGAEEVVGEALAGRRDEAFVVSKVRPSQASRSGTIAACERSLERLGTDRIDLYLLHWQGRYPLQDTVAAFQQLVADGKIRYWGVSNFDHLALADLRDVPGSSGLATNQVLYNLSRRGPEYDLLPWCTDHQLPVMAYSPIEQGRILHDATLNDVAAGHSVSPAAAALAWVLRRDSLCTIPKASSPQHVRDNATALEVELTREDLDALDRAFPPPSGPRRLEML from the coding sequence ATGCGACGGATAACGCTACCGAGCGGGGAGTCCATCCCTGTGCTGGGCCAGGGCACCTGGGGCTGGGGTGAGGACCCCGGCCGACGCGGCGACGAGGTCGCCGCGCTGCACGCCGGCCTGGAGCTGGGCATGACACTGGTCGACACCGCCGAGATGTACGCCGACGGCGGCGCGGAGGAGGTGGTCGGCGAAGCATTGGCGGGTCGCCGCGACGAGGCGTTCGTGGTCAGCAAGGTCCGGCCGTCCCAGGCCTCCCGTTCCGGCACGATCGCGGCCTGCGAACGCAGCCTGGAACGCCTGGGCACCGATCGGATTGACCTCTACCTGTTGCACTGGCAGGGCAGGTACCCGCTGCAGGACACCGTCGCGGCCTTCCAACAGCTCGTCGCGGACGGGAAAATCCGATACTGGGGCGTCAGCAACTTCGACCACCTGGCCCTCGCCGACCTGCGAGACGTGCCGGGCAGCAGCGGGCTGGCCACGAATCAGGTGCTGTACAACCTGTCGCGGCGAGGACCGGAGTACGACCTACTGCCGTGGTGCACCGACCACCAGCTGCCGGTCATGGCGTACTCGCCGATCGAGCAGGGCCGCATCCTTCACGACGCGACGTTGAACGACGTCGCGGCCGGACACAGCGTCAGCCCCGCGGCGGCGGCCCTCGCCTGGGTGCTGCGCCGCGACTCGCTCTGCACGATCCCCAAGGCGAGCAGCCCGCAACACGTGCGCGACAACGCCACAGCACTGGAGGTGGAGCTGACCCGCGAAGACTTGGACGCTCTGGACCGTGCGTTCCCGCCGCCGAGCGGACCGCGACGACTAGAAATGCTGTGA
- a CDS encoding glycerophosphodiester phosphodiesterase — protein sequence MARTAYFDHPAPIAMAHRGFSVDGHENTLAAFEQAVDLGFAYVETDVHVTSDGMLVAFHDDTLDRVTDAHGLIRELPWSTVELARIGDQPVPRLDDVLDAWPALRLNIDCKHISAAETLADTIEKHAAHDRVLVASFDDHTRHEVLKRLSRPVATSAGKSRTRTAVLAAKARFSPLARRALGPVDALQIPHHYGRVTVVTRALVQRAHSTGVQVHVWTINDPEEMHELLDLGVDGLISDRADLLKTVLQERGQWA from the coding sequence ATGGCACGTACGGCGTATTTCGATCACCCGGCCCCGATCGCGATGGCGCATCGCGGCTTCTCGGTCGACGGCCACGAGAACACCCTCGCTGCCTTCGAGCAGGCGGTCGATCTGGGTTTCGCCTATGTCGAGACCGATGTGCACGTCACGTCGGACGGCATGCTGGTCGCCTTCCACGACGACACCCTCGACCGGGTCACCGATGCGCACGGGCTGATCCGCGAACTGCCTTGGAGCACGGTCGAGCTCGCCCGTATCGGCGATCAGCCCGTGCCCCGCCTCGACGACGTGCTGGATGCCTGGCCCGCCCTCCGTCTGAACATTGACTGCAAGCACATCAGCGCCGCTGAGACCCTTGCCGACACGATCGAGAAGCACGCGGCGCACGACCGCGTCCTTGTCGCGTCGTTCGACGATCACACGCGTCACGAGGTGCTCAAGCGACTGTCGAGACCGGTGGCGACCTCGGCCGGCAAGAGTCGGACTCGCACCGCTGTGCTGGCCGCAAAGGCCCGGTTCTCCCCGCTGGCGCGCCGAGCACTTGGCCCGGTCGACGCTCTGCAGATCCCCCATCACTATGGTCGGGTGACCGTGGTGACCAGAGCGCTGGTGCAGCGGGCGCACAGCACCGGAGTACAGGTGCATGTCTGGACGATCAACGACCCCGAGGAGATGCACGAGTTGCTCGACCTCGGCGTCGACGGCCTGATCTCCGACCGTGCCGACCTGCTGAAAACCGTTCTGCAGGAACGCGGTCAGTGGGCCTGA
- a CDS encoding UDP-N-acetylglucosamine 1-carboxyvinyltransferase, whose protein sequence is MTEDYLVRVGRIIRDARRHKQLTQHELAASLNTSQSAVARIEQGKQNLSLETLARIGQALDTEVVTVASNTPLNLRIEGGRQLSGEIDVRTSKNAAVACLCAALLNKGKTTLRNLARIEEVNRITEVLDSIGVKTRWLPNSSDLEIVPGDTIDLDSMDEAAARRTRTILMFLGPLLHEYEKFKLPNAGGCDLGERTVEPHLHALRHFGLDVVATHGYYHATVDREVRPKRAIVLTERGDTVTENALFAAARYEGTTIIRNASPNYMVQDLCFFLRELGVEVEGVGTTTLTVTGVKEINKDVEYHPSEDPIEAMSLIAAAIVTKSQITVKRVPIEFMEMELAQLEVMGFQYEMSQEYLSKNGETRLVDITTIPSDLVAPKDKIHPMPFPGLNIDNLPFFAVIAATATGSTTIHDWVYDNRAIYLIDLNALGAKVKLMDPHRVLIEGPTRWRAAEVMCPPALRPGVVILLGMLAAPGTSVLRNTYVINRGYEELAERLNDLGAKIESFRD, encoded by the coding sequence GTGACTGAGGACTATCTGGTACGCGTCGGCCGCATCATTCGCGACGCGCGGCGCCACAAACAACTGACCCAGCACGAACTTGCAGCATCCTTGAACACCAGTCAGAGCGCCGTCGCGCGCATCGAACAAGGCAAACAGAACTTGAGTCTGGAGACGCTCGCGCGGATCGGACAGGCTCTCGACACCGAGGTGGTAACCGTGGCATCGAACACTCCCCTGAACCTTCGCATCGAAGGCGGGCGTCAGCTCTCGGGTGAGATCGACGTACGCACCAGCAAGAACGCCGCAGTCGCGTGTCTGTGTGCGGCTCTGCTGAACAAGGGGAAGACGACGCTGCGCAACCTTGCGCGCATCGAAGAGGTCAACCGCATCACCGAGGTGCTCGACTCGATCGGCGTGAAGACCCGCTGGCTGCCGAACAGCTCCGACCTGGAGATCGTCCCGGGCGACACCATCGACCTCGATTCGATGGACGAGGCAGCTGCCCGCCGCACCCGCACGATCCTGATGTTCCTCGGCCCGCTGCTGCACGAGTACGAGAAGTTCAAGCTGCCGAACGCCGGCGGCTGCGACCTCGGTGAGCGCACCGTGGAGCCGCACCTGCACGCGCTGCGCCACTTCGGCCTCGACGTCGTCGCGACGCACGGTTACTACCACGCGACCGTCGATCGCGAGGTGCGCCCCAAGCGTGCCATCGTGCTCACCGAGCGCGGCGACACCGTCACCGAGAACGCACTGTTCGCGGCCGCCCGCTATGAGGGCACCACCATCATTCGCAACGCCAGCCCGAACTACATGGTTCAGGACCTCTGTTTCTTCCTGCGCGAACTCGGTGTCGAGGTCGAGGGCGTCGGCACGACAACCTTGACCGTCACCGGCGTCAAGGAGATCAACAAGGACGTCGAGTACCACCCGTCCGAGGACCCGATCGAGGCGATGTCGCTCATCGCAGCCGCGATCGTCACCAAGTCGCAGATCACCGTCAAGCGCGTGCCGATCGAGTTCATGGAGATGGAACTGGCTCAGCTGGAGGTCATGGGCTTCCAGTACGAGATGAGCCAGGAGTACCTGTCGAAGAACGGTGAGACCCGTTTGGTCGACATCACCACGATCCCGAGCGATCTGGTGGCGCCGAAGGACAAAATCCACCCGATGCCGTTCCCCGGCCTCAATATCGACAACCTGCCGTTCTTCGCCGTCATCGCGGCGACTGCGACCGGCAGCACCACGATCCACGACTGGGTGTACGACAACCGGGCGATCTACCTGATCGACCTCAACGCGCTCGGTGCGAAGGTCAAGCTGATGGACCCGCACCGCGTGCTCATCGAGGGCCCGACCCGTTGGCGCGCGGCCGAGGTCATGTGCCCGCCGGCGCTGCGTCCGGGAGTCGTCATCCTGCTGGGCATGCTCGCCGCACCGGGCACCTCGGTGCTGCGCAACACCTACGTCATCAACCGTGGCTACGAGGAGCTCGCCGAGCGCCTCAACGACCTCGGCGCGAAGATCGAGTCCTTCCGCGACTGA
- a CDS encoding 3-hydroxyacyl-CoA dehydrogenase NAD-binding domain-containing protein encodes MAENQNQHADEVVTHVRSQDVELPGGAGTFVLLTLDNAFDHTKPNSFGPAGLTELSDALDEAARRANAKEIVGLGITGKPFIFAVGADLKGVGTITSRDQALEIARQGHETFSKISDLSVPTFAFINGASMGGGVEIALYADYRTISSDVPAYATPEVFLGLVPGWGGTYLLPNLIGVENALKLIVENPLNQNRMIKGKDAFALGCADRLLEPVTFLEDSLAFAEGVISGEEKVERGSVDTDETAWDAAVSKMRKTADQRTGRAAISAYRALDLVAAARTASREEAFEAENQALADLIMSDELRAGLYAFDLVQRRAKRPAGAPDKSLARKISKVGIVGAGLMASQMAMLFIRQLKVPVVMTDLDQERVDKGVEYVHAEIDKLAAKGRISPDGVNRFKALVTGSTSKDGFADADFVIEAVFEQMSVKKKVWAEVEEIVTPECVLATNTSSLSITEMAEDLKHPERVVGFHFFNPVAVMPLLEIIRGEKTDDATFATAFAAGKGLKKTCILVKNSPSFVVNRLLGRFMGDAGRMVDEGTPIETVEKAFAGLTPMPPFMLISLVGPPIALHNSETLAKAFPDRFRASKNLAKVVEAKIPSFYGADGKIDPKVMELFDAPSDPKELTAEQVRESALASMADEIRRMLDEGVVAEVQDIDLAMITGAGFPFWNGGISPLLDRTGTSEKVTGSRFLAPGVASVPTS; translated from the coding sequence ATGGCCGAGAACCAGAACCAGCACGCGGACGAGGTCGTCACCCACGTCCGTAGCCAGGACGTCGAGTTGCCCGGTGGTGCAGGCACTTTCGTGCTCCTGACGCTCGACAACGCGTTCGACCACACCAAGCCGAACAGCTTCGGCCCGGCCGGTCTCACCGAGCTCTCGGACGCGCTGGACGAGGCCGCCCGCCGCGCGAATGCCAAGGAGATCGTCGGCCTCGGCATCACCGGCAAGCCGTTCATCTTCGCCGTCGGCGCCGACCTCAAGGGTGTCGGCACGATCACCTCCCGCGACCAGGCGCTGGAGATCGCCCGTCAGGGTCACGAGACGTTCAGCAAGATCAGCGACCTGTCGGTGCCGACCTTCGCGTTCATCAACGGCGCCTCCATGGGTGGCGGCGTCGAGATCGCGTTGTACGCCGATTACCGCACGATCTCCTCGGACGTGCCCGCGTACGCCACGCCCGAGGTCTTCCTCGGTCTCGTGCCCGGCTGGGGTGGCACCTACCTGCTGCCGAACCTCATCGGTGTCGAGAACGCACTCAAGCTGATCGTCGAGAACCCGCTCAACCAGAACCGCATGATCAAGGGCAAGGACGCCTTCGCCCTGGGTTGCGCGGACCGCCTGCTCGAGCCGGTCACCTTCCTGGAGGACTCGCTGGCGTTCGCCGAAGGCGTCATCTCGGGCGAGGAGAAGGTCGAGCGCGGGTCGGTCGACACCGACGAAACCGCTTGGGACGCAGCCGTTTCGAAGATGCGCAAGACGGCGGACCAGCGCACCGGTCGCGCTGCCATCTCGGCGTACCGCGCGCTCGACCTCGTCGCTGCCGCTCGAACGGCGTCGCGCGAGGAGGCTTTCGAGGCTGAGAACCAGGCTTTGGCCGACCTCATCATGAGCGACGAACTGCGTGCCGGCCTGTACGCGTTCGACCTGGTGCAGCGCCGCGCCAAGCGTCCTGCCGGTGCGCCGGACAAGTCGCTCGCCCGCAAGATCTCCAAGGTGGGCATCGTCGGTGCAGGACTCATGGCCAGTCAGATGGCGATGCTGTTCATCCGTCAGCTGAAGGTGCCGGTCGTGATGACCGACCTCGACCAGGAGCGGGTCGACAAGGGTGTGGAGTACGTCCACGCAGAGATCGACAAGCTCGCTGCGAAGGGACGCATCTCCCCCGACGGCGTGAACCGCTTCAAGGCGCTCGTCACCGGTTCCACCTCCAAGGACGGATTCGCCGACGCCGACTTCGTCATCGAGGCGGTGTTCGAGCAGATGTCGGTCAAGAAGAAGGTCTGGGCCGAGGTCGAGGAGATCGTCACGCCGGAGTGCGTGCTGGCCACCAACACCTCGTCGCTGTCGATCACCGAGATGGCCGAAGACCTCAAGCACCCGGAGCGGGTAGTGGGCTTCCACTTCTTCAACCCGGTGGCCGTCATGCCGCTGCTGGAGATCATCCGCGGCGAGAAGACCGACGACGCTACTTTCGCAACGGCATTCGCCGCAGGAAAGGGCCTGAAGAAGACCTGCATCCTGGTGAAGAACTCGCCGTCGTTCGTGGTCAACCGTCTGCTCGGGCGTTTCATGGGCGACGCGGGTCGCATGGTCGATGAGGGCACGCCGATCGAGACCGTCGAAAAGGCATTCGCCGGCCTCACCCCGATGCCGCCGTTCATGCTGATCTCGTTGGTCGGTCCCCCGATCGCGCTGCACAACAGCGAGACCCTCGCCAAGGCCTTCCCGGACCGCTTCCGGGCGAGCAAGAACCTGGCCAAGGTCGTGGAGGCGAAGATCCCCTCGTTCTACGGCGCCGACGGGAAGATCGACCCGAAGGTCATGGAGCTGTTCGATGCTCCGTCCGACCCGAAGGAGCTCACCGCCGAGCAGGTGCGCGAGAGCGCGCTGGCCTCGATGGCCGACGAGATCCGCCGAATGCTCGACGAAGGCGTCGTTGCCGAGGTGCAGGACATCGACCTCGCGATGATCACCGGTGCGGGTTTCCCGTTCTGGAACGGCGGCATCTCACCGCTGTTGGACCGCACCGGCACCTCCGAGAAGGTCACGGGTTCGCGGTTCCTGGCTCCGGGCGTTGCGAGCGTGCCCACGTCCTGA
- a CDS encoding thiolase family protein: MPRTLSEVVFVDGVRTPFGKAGEKGIYAQTRADDLVIKCIRDLLRRQPNLPPERVEEVAIAATTQIGDQGLTLGRLAALLAGLPKTTPGYSVDRMCAGAMTAVTNTASSIAFGAYDIAIAGGVEHMGRHPMGEGVDPNPRIVAEKLVDTSALVMGETAENLHDRYPSVTKERCDNFAVASQNKLQQAYEDGKIQPDLVPVATRHADKGWGLATVDEPPRKDVKLEDLTSLKTPFRPHGNVTAGNAAGLNDGATACLLASERAANELGLPVGMRLVTYSFVGVEPEVMGIGPVPATEKALDHAGLSIDDIGLFELNEAFAVQVLAFLEHFGIADDDKRVNPWGGAIATGHPLASSGVRLMTQLSRHFEEHPEVRYGLTAMCIGIGMGGAVIWENPHHAEYVSSVDSEVSKLHSNNSEEGVA; encoded by the coding sequence GTGCCCCGCACGCTTTCCGAGGTCGTCTTCGTCGACGGCGTTCGTACGCCGTTCGGCAAGGCCGGCGAGAAGGGCATCTACGCCCAGACCCGCGCTGACGACCTCGTCATCAAATGCATCCGCGACCTGCTGCGCCGTCAGCCCAACCTGCCGCCCGAGCGCGTCGAGGAGGTCGCGATCGCGGCCACGACGCAGATTGGTGACCAGGGCCTGACCCTCGGCCGCCTGGCTGCCCTGCTGGCCGGCCTGCCCAAGACCACTCCCGGCTACTCCGTCGACCGCATGTGCGCTGGTGCGATGACGGCCGTCACCAACACCGCGTCCAGCATCGCCTTCGGTGCCTACGACATCGCCATCGCCGGCGGCGTCGAGCACATGGGCCGCCACCCGATGGGTGAGGGCGTCGACCCCAACCCGCGCATCGTCGCCGAGAAGCTGGTCGACACCTCTGCCCTCGTCATGGGCGAGACCGCCGAGAACCTGCACGACCGCTACCCCAGCGTCACCAAGGAGCGCTGCGACAACTTCGCGGTCGCCAGCCAGAACAAGCTGCAGCAGGCGTACGAGGACGGCAAGATCCAGCCCGACCTGGTGCCCGTCGCGACGCGTCACGCCGACAAGGGATGGGGCCTGGCCACCGTCGACGAGCCGCCGCGCAAGGACGTCAAGCTCGAGGACCTCACGTCGCTGAAGACCCCGTTCCGTCCGCACGGAAACGTCACCGCCGGCAACGCGGCCGGCCTGAACGACGGTGCGACCGCCTGCCTGCTTGCCTCCGAGCGTGCAGCCAACGAGCTCGGCCTGCCGGTCGGCATGCGCCTGGTCACCTACTCGTTCGTGGGTGTGGAACCGGAGGTCATGGGTATCGGTCCGGTGCCGGCCACCGAGAAGGCACTCGACCACGCCGGTCTGAGCATCGACGACATCGGCCTGTTCGAGCTCAACGAGGCGTTCGCCGTGCAGGTGCTCGCCTTCCTCGAACACTTCGGCATCGCCGACGACGACAAGCGTGTCAACCCGTGGGGCGGTGCGATCGCGACCGGTCACCCGCTGGCCTCGTCCGGTGTCCGGCTGATGACGCAGCTGTCGCGTCACTTCGAGGAGCACCCCGAGGTGCGTTACGGCCTCACCGCGATGTGCATCGGAATCGGCATGGGTGGGGCGGTCATCTGGGAGAACCCGCACCACGCCGAGTACGTCAGCTCGGTCGACAGCGAGGTCTCCAAGCTCCACTCGAACAACTCCGAAGAGGGTGTTGCCTGA